A segment of the Micromonospora sediminicola genome:
GCATCTGGATCACCGAGGAGACCACGCCGGCCAGGCGGCTGTTGTCGGACGCCTCGAGGATCGTCCGGTGGAACTGGTTGTTCAGCTCGGTGAGTTCGTCCACGTCGGTCGGTCGTCCGCCCGGCGCGACCTCGTCCATCCGGTGGGCCAGCGCGTCGAGCGCGGCCAGGTCGACGGTGCCGGTGACGGCCGCCAGTCGGCAGCCCCAGGGCTCGAGCACGGACCGCAGGCCGAAGATCTCGTCGAGGTCGTGGATGCTCCAGGCCTGGACCTGCACGCCGCGGTTGCGTTCGTGCCGGACCAGCCCTTCGGCGGTGAGCCGCCGGAGCGCCTCGCGGACCGGCGTCCGGCTCACCCCGACCGACTCGGCCAGCTCGCCTTCACGAAGCCACTCGCCGGCTGACCGCTGCCCGGACAGGATCTGGTCCCGGATCAGCCGGTAGGCGTGGTCGGCGGCGTGGCCGTTGTCGGCCTCCCGCAGCCCGGTGCGGTCACTCATGATGCTCCGCACGGTAACAACGCGCCAGGTTGTATGCAATGAGCCCACGGACCATTGACACCGCAAGCGTCACGAGCCTATTTTTCCCGCACAGCCCGATGTAACGCCGGTCACAGGGCAGGCTGATTGCATGCAAAAGACGCTGATTGAGGGGTCCATGAGCACTCCACTGCCGCTTGACGACATCCGGGTGATCGAGCTCGGCCAGCTGCTGGCGGGGCCGTTCTGCGGCCAGCTCCTGGGCGACTTCGGCGCCGAGGTGATCAAGGTGGAGGACCCGGGCCGGGGCGACCCCATGCGGCAGTGGGGGCGCGAGAAGCCGTACGGGAAGTCGCTCTGGTGGCCGGTGGTGGCGCGGAACAAGAAGTCCGTGACCGCGGACCTGCGGACCGACGAGGGACAGGACCTGGTACGCCGGCTCGTCGCCCGGGCGGACGTACTGATCGAGAACTTCCGGCCGGGCACGCTGGAGCGGTGGGGCCTGGCCCCGGAGCGCCTGTGGGAGATCAACCCCGGCCTGGTCATCACCCGGG
Coding sequences within it:
- a CDS encoding GntR family transcriptional regulator, with translation MSDRTGLREADNGHAADHAYRLIRDQILSGQRSAGEWLREGELAESVGVSRTPVREALRRLTAEGLVRHERNRGVQVQAWSIHDLDEIFGLRSVLEPWGCRLAAVTGTVDLAALDALAHRMDEVAPGGRPTDVDELTELNNQFHRTILEASDNSRLAGVVSSVIQMPLVWRTFSHYSPEALRRSLAHHHELVAALTAADPDWAESVMRSHVRAAWHSIRPGHDM